Proteins encoded together in one Ailuropoda melanoleuca isolate Jingjing unplaced genomic scaffold, ASM200744v2 unplaced-scaffold33295, whole genome shotgun sequence window:
- the LOC117798720 gene encoding prostaglandin E synthase 3: FIEFCVEDSKDVNVRFEKAKLTFTCLGGNDNFKHLNEIDLYTSIDPNESKHKRTDRSVLCCLRKGESGQSWPRLTKEKAKLNWLSVDFNNWKDWEDDSDEDMSNFDRFSEMMNNMGGDEDVDLPEVDGADDDSPDSDDEKMPDLE; encoded by the coding sequence TTTATTGAATTTTGTGTTGAAGACAGTAAAGATGTTAATGTAAGATTTGAGAAAGCCAAACTTACATTCACTTGTCTTGGAGGAAATGATAACTTCAAGCATTTAAATGAAATTGATCTTTATACTTCTATTGATCCAAATGAATCCAAGCATAAAAGAACAGACAGATCTGTTTTATGTTGTTTACGAAAAGGAGAATCTGGCCAATCATGGCCACGGttaacaaaagagaaagcaaagctcAATTGGCTCAGTGTGGACTTTAACAACTGGAAAGATTGGGAAGATGATTCTGATGAAGATATGTCCAATTTTGATCGCTTTTCTGAAATGATGAACAACATGGGTGGTGATGAAGATGTAGATTTGCCAGAAGTAGATGGAGCAGATGATGATT